One Peterkaempfera bronchialis DNA window includes the following coding sequences:
- the gyrB gene encoding DNA topoisomerase (ATP-hydrolyzing) subunit B produces MRPALCQRGRFVADSGNPNPTPETSDTTPGNGTSYDASAITVLEGLEAVRKRPGMYIGSTGERGLHHLVYEVVDNSVDEALAGYADSIDVTILHDGAVRVIDNGRGIPVDVEKSTGKSAVEVVLTVLHAGGKFGGGGYAVSGGLHGVGVSVVNALSSRLSVEVRKDGHRWTQEYKLGAPTAPLARNEATAETGTSVTFWADPDIFETTEYSFETLSRRFQEMAFLNRGLTIRLTDERPEHSDEEDKPRTVTYHYDGGISDFVRYLNSRKGELVHPTVIDFEAEDRDRMISVEVAMQWNSSYTEGVYSFANTIHTHEGGTHEEGFRAALTGLVNRYAREKKLLREKDDNLTGEDIREGLTAIISVKLGEPQFEGQTKTKLGNTEAKTFVQKVVHEHLNDWLDRNPTEASDIIRKSIQAATARMAARKARDLTRRKGLLESASLPGKLSDCQSKDPSECEIFIVEGDSAGGSAKSGRDPRVQAILPIRGKILNVEKARIDKVLQNTEVQALISAFGCGIHEDFDITRLRYHKIVLMADADVDGQHIRTLLLTLLFRFMRPLVEAGHVYLAQPPLFKIKWGREDFDYVYSDRERDAVIQAGLQAGRRLPKDDAIQRFKGLGEMNAEELRITTMDQEHRVLLQVTLEDAARADDLFSILMGEDVEARRTFIQRNAKDVRFLDV; encoded by the coding sequence ATGCGGCCCGCGCTGTGCCAGAGAGGGCGCTTCGTGGCCGATTCCGGCAACCCCAACCCGACCCCTGAGACCTCCGACACCACCCCCGGCAACGGGACGTCGTACGACGCCAGCGCGATCACGGTCCTCGAAGGGCTCGAAGCCGTCCGCAAGCGCCCCGGCATGTACATCGGCTCCACCGGTGAGCGCGGCCTGCACCACCTCGTCTACGAGGTCGTCGACAACTCGGTCGACGAGGCGCTGGCCGGCTACGCGGACTCCATCGATGTGACCATCCTCCACGACGGCGCGGTCCGCGTGATCGACAACGGCCGGGGCATCCCGGTCGACGTGGAGAAGTCGACCGGCAAGTCGGCCGTGGAGGTCGTGCTGACCGTGCTGCACGCGGGCGGCAAGTTCGGCGGCGGCGGCTACGCCGTCTCCGGCGGTCTGCACGGCGTGGGCGTCTCGGTGGTGAACGCCCTGTCCAGCCGGCTCTCGGTCGAGGTCAGGAAGGACGGCCACCGCTGGACCCAGGAGTACAAGCTCGGCGCCCCCACCGCCCCGCTGGCGCGGAACGAGGCGACGGCGGAGACCGGCACCTCGGTCACCTTCTGGGCCGACCCGGACATCTTCGAGACCACCGAGTACTCCTTCGAGACGCTCTCCCGGCGGTTCCAGGAGATGGCGTTCCTCAACCGGGGGCTGACCATCCGCCTCACCGACGAGCGCCCCGAGCACTCCGACGAGGAGGACAAGCCGCGCACCGTCACGTACCACTACGACGGCGGCATCTCGGACTTCGTCCGCTACCTCAACTCCCGCAAGGGCGAGCTGGTCCACCCGACCGTCATCGACTTCGAGGCCGAGGACCGGGACCGGATGATCTCGGTCGAGGTCGCGATGCAGTGGAACAGCTCCTACACCGAGGGCGTCTACTCCTTCGCGAACACCATCCACACCCATGAGGGCGGCACCCACGAGGAGGGCTTCCGCGCGGCGCTGACCGGCCTGGTCAACCGCTATGCGCGGGAGAAGAAGCTGCTCCGCGAGAAGGACGACAACCTCACCGGCGAGGACATCCGCGAGGGTCTCACCGCGATCATCTCGGTGAAGCTGGGCGAGCCGCAGTTCGAGGGCCAGACCAAGACCAAGCTGGGCAACACCGAGGCCAAGACCTTTGTGCAGAAGGTCGTCCACGAGCACCTCAACGACTGGCTGGACCGCAACCCCACCGAGGCGTCGGACATCATCCGCAAGTCCATCCAGGCGGCCACCGCCCGGATGGCGGCCCGCAAGGCGCGCGACCTCACCCGCCGCAAGGGCCTGCTGGAGAGCGCCTCGCTGCCGGGCAAGCTCTCGGACTGCCAGAGCAAGGACCCCTCCGAGTGCGAGATCTTCATCGTCGAGGGTGACTCCGCCGGCGGCTCGGCCAAGTCCGGCCGCGACCCGCGGGTGCAGGCGATCCTGCCGATCCGGGGCAAGATCCTCAACGTGGAGAAGGCCCGGATCGACAAGGTCCTCCAGAACACCGAGGTCCAGGCGCTGATCTCGGCCTTCGGCTGCGGCATCCACGAGGACTTCGACATCACGCGGCTGCGGTATCACAAGATCGTGCTGATGGCCGACGCCGACGTCGACGGCCAGCACATCCGCACCCTGCTGCTCACCCTGCTCTTCCGCTTTATGCGGCCGCTGGTCGAGGCGGGGCACGTCTACCTGGCGCAGCCCCCGCTGTTCAAGATCAAGTGGGGGCGGGAGGACTTCGACTACGTCTACTCCGACCGCGAGCGCGACGCGGTGATCCAGGCCGGTCTCCAGGCCGGCCGCCGGCTGCCCAAGGACGACGCCATCCAGCGCTTCAAGGGTCTCGGCGAGATGAACGCCGAGGAGCTGCGGATCACCACCATGGACCAGGAGCACCGGGTGCTGCTGCAGGTCACCCTGGAGGACGCGGCCCGCGCCGACGACCTGTTCTCGATCCTGATGGGCGAGGACGTCGAGGCCCGCCGCACCTTCATCCAGCGCAACGCCAAGGACGTCCGCTTCCTCGACGTCTGA
- the gyrA gene encoding DNA gyrase subunit A, which yields MVDDNRPDGEQPDPSETIPAPDTFVGGALRIEPVELETEMQRSYLDYAMSVIVSRALPEVRDGLKPVHRRVLYAMYDGGYRPEKGYYKCARVVGDVMGNYHPHGDASIYDTLVRLAQSWSMRMPLVDGNGNFGSPGNDPAAAMRYTECRMAPLAMEMMRDIDEDTVDFAANYDGRSQEPTALPSRIPNLLVNGATGIAVGMATNIPPHNLREVASGVQWYLDNPEASNEELLEALIQRIKAPDFPTGALIVGRRGIEDAYRTGRGSITMRAVVEVEEIQGRQCLVITELPYQVNPDNLALKIADLVKDGRVAGIADVRDESSSRTGQRLVIVLKRDAVAKVVLNNLYKHTDLQTNFGANMLALVDGVPRTLSLDGFIRHWVNHQIDVIVRRTRFRLRKAEERAHILRGLLKALNAIDEVIATIRRSHTVEESRSGLMRLLEIDEIQANAILEMQLRRLAALEHQRITDEYNELMAKIEEYNRILASPTRQRGIVSEELAAIVEKYGDDRRSQLIPFDGDMSIEDLIAEEDIVVTITRGGYVKRTRTDLYRSQKRGGKGVRGAQLKQDDIVDHFFVTTTHNWILFFTNKGRVYRAKGYELPDAGRDARGQHVANVLAFQPDEQIAQVMAVRTYEDAPYLVLATREGLVKKSPLKDYDSPRSGGLIAINLRTDEEGRDDELIGAELVSADDDLLLVSKKAQAIRFTATDEALRPMSRATSGVKGMSFRESDELLSLNVVRPGTFVFTATDGGYAKRTPVDEYRVQGRGGLGIKAAKIVEDRGSLVGALVVEETDEIMAITLSGGVIRTRVSGVRETGRDTMGVQLINLGKRDAVVGIARNAEAEEEDQDETGDGIPSDDGTEPVGGGTGAGAVGNEGASGDETTADGTTDQS from the coding sequence GTGGTCGACGACAACCGTCCCGACGGCGAGCAGCCGGACCCCTCCGAGACCATCCCCGCCCCCGACACCTTTGTGGGCGGCGCCCTGCGGATCGAGCCGGTCGAGCTCGAGACGGAGATGCAGCGCTCCTACCTCGACTACGCGATGAGCGTCATCGTGAGCCGGGCGCTGCCGGAGGTCCGCGACGGCCTCAAGCCCGTGCACCGCCGGGTGCTCTACGCCATGTACGACGGCGGGTACCGGCCCGAGAAGGGCTACTACAAGTGCGCCCGCGTCGTCGGCGACGTCATGGGCAACTACCACCCGCACGGCGATGCCTCCATCTACGACACCCTGGTGCGCCTCGCCCAGTCGTGGTCGATGCGGATGCCGCTGGTGGACGGCAACGGCAACTTCGGCTCCCCGGGCAACGACCCGGCCGCCGCCATGCGGTACACCGAGTGCCGGATGGCGCCGCTGGCGATGGAGATGATGCGCGACATCGACGAGGACACCGTCGATTTCGCCGCCAACTACGACGGCCGCTCGCAGGAGCCGACCGCCCTGCCGTCGCGCATCCCCAACCTGCTGGTCAACGGCGCCACCGGGATCGCGGTGGGCATGGCCACCAACATCCCGCCGCACAATCTGCGCGAGGTCGCCTCCGGCGTCCAGTGGTACCTGGACAACCCGGAGGCATCGAACGAGGAACTGCTGGAGGCCCTGATCCAGCGGATCAAGGCCCCCGACTTCCCCACCGGCGCGCTGATCGTCGGCCGCCGGGGCATCGAGGATGCGTACCGCACCGGCCGAGGCTCCATCACCATGCGGGCGGTGGTCGAGGTCGAGGAGATCCAGGGCCGCCAGTGCCTGGTGATCACCGAGCTGCCGTACCAGGTGAACCCGGACAACCTGGCGCTGAAGATCGCCGACCTGGTCAAGGACGGCAGGGTCGCCGGCATCGCCGACGTCCGCGACGAGTCCTCCTCGCGCACCGGCCAGCGGCTGGTCATCGTCCTCAAGCGGGACGCGGTCGCCAAGGTCGTGCTCAACAACCTCTACAAGCACACCGACCTCCAGACCAACTTCGGCGCCAATATGCTGGCGCTGGTCGACGGTGTGCCGAGGACCTTGTCGCTGGACGGCTTCATCCGGCACTGGGTCAACCACCAGATCGACGTCATCGTGCGCCGTACCCGCTTCCGGCTGCGCAAGGCCGAGGAGCGGGCGCACATCCTGCGCGGCCTGCTGAAGGCGCTCAACGCGATCGACGAGGTCATCGCCACCATCCGCCGCTCGCACACGGTGGAGGAGTCCCGCAGCGGCCTGATGCGGCTGCTGGAGATCGACGAGATCCAGGCCAACGCGATCCTGGAGATGCAGCTGCGCCGTCTCGCCGCGCTGGAGCACCAGCGGATCACGGACGAGTACAACGAGCTGATGGCCAAGATCGAGGAGTACAACCGGATCCTGGCCTCGCCGACCCGGCAGCGCGGCATCGTCTCCGAGGAACTGGCCGCGATCGTCGAGAAGTACGGCGACGACCGCCGCAGCCAGCTGATCCCGTTCGACGGCGACATGTCCATCGAGGACCTGATCGCCGAAGAGGACATCGTCGTCACCATCACCCGTGGCGGCTATGTCAAGCGCACCCGCACCGACCTCTACCGCTCGCAGAAGCGCGGCGGCAAGGGGGTGCGCGGCGCCCAGCTGAAGCAGGACGACATCGTCGACCACTTCTTTGTGACGACGACCCACAACTGGATCCTCTTCTTCACCAACAAGGGCCGGGTCTACCGGGCCAAGGGCTATGAGCTGCCGGACGCCGGCCGCGACGCCCGGGGTCAGCATGTGGCCAATGTGCTGGCCTTCCAGCCGGACGAGCAGATCGCCCAGGTGATGGCGGTCCGCACCTACGAGGACGCCCCGTACCTGGTGCTCGCCACCCGTGAGGGCCTGGTGAAGAAGTCCCCGCTGAAGGACTACGACTCACCCCGGTCCGGCGGTCTGATCGCGATCAACCTCCGCACCGACGAGGAGGGCCGCGACGACGAGCTGATCGGCGCCGAGCTGGTGTCGGCCGACGACGACCTGCTGCTGGTCAGCAAGAAGGCGCAGGCCATCCGGTTCACCGCGACGGACGAGGCGCTGCGGCCGATGAGCCGGGCCACCTCGGGCGTCAAGGGCATGTCCTTCCGCGAGAGCGACGAGCTCCTGTCGCTGAACGTGGTCCGCCCGGGTACCTTCGTGTTCACGGCCACGGACGGCGGGTACGCCAAGCGGACCCCGGTGGACGAGTACCGCGTCCAGGGCCGTGGCGGTCTGGGCATCAAGGCTGCCAAGATCGTCGAGGACCGGGGCTCGCTGGTCGGCGCCCTGGTGGTCGAGGAGACGGACGAGATCATGGCCATCACGCTCTCCGGTGGCGTGATCCGCACTCGAGTTTCGGGCGTTCGTGAAACCGGACGTGACACGATGGGCGTCCAACTGATCAACCTCGGAAAGCGCGACGCGGTGGTGGGCATCGCCCGCAACGCGGAGGCCGAGGAGGAGGACCAGGACGAGACCGGCGACGGCATCCCTTCCGACGACGGCACCGAGCCGGTCGGCGGGGGCACCGGAGCCGGAGCAGTCGGCAATGAGGGAGCCAGCGGAGACGAGACGACGGCGGACGGCACCACCGACCAGTCCTGA
- a CDS encoding DUF3566 domain-containing protein, which translates to MADAGPGGPAAAQGQGGGSGYGYPQAPQTPPAPAGGAGPAQPGAAAAGYSQPTTYTKGQPTPARGTRTGGTTARRPGGSPAAAGAAARTRKARLRVTKVDPWSVMKVSFLLSIALGVVTIVAACVLWMVLDGIGVFDSVGGTLKDVTGSDTSQGFDLQSYLSFGKTFLFSTIIAVIDIVLLTALATLGAFIYNTAAGFSGGIEVTLAEEE; encoded by the coding sequence ATGGCTGACGCCGGACCGGGTGGCCCTGCCGCCGCCCAGGGGCAGGGCGGCGGGTCCGGCTACGGCTACCCGCAGGCCCCGCAGACGCCGCCGGCGCCTGCGGGCGGTGCGGGCCCGGCGCAGCCCGGCGCCGCGGCCGCCGGCTACTCGCAGCCCACGACATACACCAAGGGCCAGCCCACCCCCGCCCGGGGAACCCGCACCGGCGGCACCACCGCCCGCCGCCCGGGAGGCAGCCCCGCCGCCGCAGGCGCGGCGGCCCGCACCCGCAAGGCGCGACTGCGGGTGACCAAGGTGGACCCCTGGTCGGTGATGAAGGTGAGCTTCCTGCTCTCCATCGCCCTCGGGGTGGTCACCATCGTGGCCGCCTGCGTGCTGTGGATGGTGCTCGACGGGATCGGGGTCTTCGACTCGGTCGGCGGCACCCTCAAGGACGTCACCGGCTCCGACACCAGTCAGGGCTTCGACCTCCAGTCCTACCTGAGCTTCGGTAAGACCTTCCTGTTCAGCACGATCATCGCGGTGATCGACATCGTGCTGCTGACCGCACTCGCCACCCTGGGCGCCTTCATCTACAACACCGCCGCCGGTTTCTCCGGCGGCATCGAGGTGACCCTCGCCGAGGAGGAGTGA
- a CDS encoding DLW-39 family protein, protein MKKLLLIALAAVGGYFVYRQVQADRAEQDLWTEATDPVPAGAGAR, encoded by the coding sequence GTGAAGAAGCTCCTCCTGATCGCCCTGGCCGCCGTCGGCGGTTACTTTGTGTACCGCCAGGTTCAGGCCGACCGCGCCGAGCAGGACCTGTGGACCGAGGCCACCGACCCGGTCCCGGCCGGTGCGGGCGCCCGCTGA